In Arthrobacter burdickii, one DNA window encodes the following:
- a CDS encoding alpha-L-rhamnosidase, translating into MTSTVLDTAVEASRLIAPTRLRVDHLREAFGITAAAPRLGWTPPAGTTRQTAYQITATNGWDTGWVSSAGHRPVPYSGPELTSRSRFAWCVRTWNTGTDGAETASAWSDPMAVELGLLHPSDWTAQWIGRDESTVPEPGERPGHALHTTFTLAAVPDSARAYATAHGIYELFLNGRRVGDQQLTPGSTSYSTTLQVQAFDVTALLLPGINTLRAVLTDGWYRGTFGYTRDADMYGRQTAFLAQLELGSGSGRTILGTDASWLASPTEILGADLMAGQRVDFRVSTSRARPAVVRDCSYDTLVGPTAPPTRIVQELAPVSITRLATGHQVVDFGQNIHGWVRLGRLGAAGETVTLEYGEALDDAPGRGDVTRDHLRPHDFRTPGAFLDAGQVDSVIASGVSGEVFEPRHTTHGFRYVSVQGLEPDLKRADITGCLVQTDLERIGTFTCSDERLNRLHEIVEWSFRDNSCEVPTDCPQREKAGWTGDWQLFIPTAAYLFDVAGFSRKWLNDVRADQWDSGVIANVSPSPGPDATSADFMAFVNGSAGWGDAIVMVPWELYLATGDAGILEENWAAMNRWLGFVRTTAESQRHPSRAAAGSVPAPHEKYLWDTGFHWGEWMEPDGPEPDLFAARTADSGIVATAYYRNTTSLMARIASVLGRVDDAKALAELSGRIREAWEIEYLDSTGQVTPASQANCVRALAFDLVTAERRSTVTAQLAALIRDADTHLGTGFLSTPYLLPVLADNGDLQLAYELLMQDSEPSWLAMVDRGATTMWELWNGMDADGTPHQSLNHYSKGAVVSFLHRYTAGLRQDPDSAGYERIIIEPRPGAGLTSARTSHRGPRGLIEVQWTLHDGVLVLTATVPAATSAEIRLPGGPPAVVGPGTHSFLAAGGGAQEPEPARSTS; encoded by the coding sequence ATGACCTCCACCGTTCTCGACACCGCCGTCGAGGCGTCCCGCCTGATCGCCCCCACACGGCTGCGGGTCGACCACCTGCGGGAGGCCTTCGGGATCACCGCCGCCGCACCGCGGCTCGGCTGGACGCCGCCCGCCGGAACCACGCGCCAGACGGCCTACCAGATCACCGCCACCAACGGCTGGGACACCGGCTGGGTCTCCTCCGCCGGACATCGGCCGGTGCCCTATTCGGGGCCGGAACTCACGTCCCGCAGCCGGTTCGCCTGGTGCGTCCGCACCTGGAACACCGGGACCGACGGCGCCGAGACGGCGAGCGCCTGGTCCGATCCGATGGCGGTGGAGCTGGGACTCCTGCATCCCTCGGACTGGACCGCACAGTGGATCGGGCGGGACGAGTCGACCGTCCCCGAGCCCGGCGAGCGTCCCGGTCATGCGCTGCACACGACCTTCACCCTGGCCGCCGTCCCGGACTCCGCCCGCGCCTACGCCACCGCCCACGGCATCTACGAGCTGTTCCTCAATGGACGGCGGGTCGGGGACCAGCAGCTCACCCCCGGCTCGACCAGCTACTCCACCACCCTGCAGGTCCAGGCATTCGACGTCACGGCCCTCCTGCTCCCGGGCATCAACACCCTCCGTGCCGTCCTCACCGACGGCTGGTACCGCGGCACCTTCGGGTACACGCGCGACGCCGACATGTACGGCCGGCAGACGGCATTCCTGGCGCAGCTGGAACTGGGGTCCGGGTCAGGCCGGACGATTCTCGGCACCGACGCGTCCTGGCTCGCCTCACCCACCGAGATCCTCGGCGCCGACCTGATGGCGGGCCAGCGCGTCGACTTCCGGGTGTCCACCTCCCGGGCGAGGCCCGCTGTCGTCCGCGACTGCAGCTACGACACGCTGGTCGGTCCGACCGCGCCACCCACCCGCATCGTGCAGGAACTCGCTCCGGTGTCCATCACCCGCCTCGCGACCGGCCATCAGGTGGTGGACTTCGGCCAGAACATCCACGGCTGGGTGCGGCTCGGGAGGCTCGGCGCGGCAGGTGAGACGGTCACCCTGGAGTACGGGGAGGCGCTGGACGACGCTCCGGGCAGGGGCGACGTCACCCGGGATCACCTGCGCCCGCACGATTTCCGCACCCCTGGCGCGTTCCTGGACGCGGGGCAGGTGGACTCCGTCATCGCCTCGGGCGTCTCCGGGGAGGTGTTCGAGCCCCGGCACACGACGCACGGCTTCCGGTACGTCTCGGTCCAGGGGCTTGAGCCGGACCTGAAGCGGGCGGACATCACCGGCTGCCTGGTCCAGACCGACCTGGAAAGGATCGGGACCTTCACCTGCAGTGATGAGCGGCTGAACAGGCTGCACGAGATCGTGGAGTGGAGCTTCCGGGACAACTCGTGCGAGGTCCCCACCGACTGCCCGCAGCGTGAGAAGGCCGGCTGGACGGGGGACTGGCAGTTGTTTATACCTACAGCTGCATATCTGTTCGACGTCGCCGGCTTCTCGCGGAAGTGGCTCAACGATGTCCGCGCCGACCAGTGGGACAGCGGGGTCATCGCCAACGTTTCGCCCTCCCCCGGCCCGGACGCCACCTCTGCGGACTTCATGGCCTTTGTCAATGGGTCGGCGGGCTGGGGCGACGCGATCGTGATGGTGCCTTGGGAGCTGTACCTGGCCACGGGGGACGCCGGCATCCTCGAGGAGAACTGGGCCGCGATGAACCGGTGGCTGGGCTTCGTCCGGACGACCGCGGAGTCGCAGCGGCACCCTTCCCGCGCTGCCGCCGGCTCTGTTCCGGCGCCGCATGAGAAGTACCTGTGGGACACGGGATTTCACTGGGGCGAATGGATGGAACCGGACGGCCCGGAACCGGACCTCTTCGCCGCTCGTACCGCCGATTCCGGCATCGTGGCCACCGCCTACTACCGGAACACCACGTCGCTGATGGCACGCATCGCCTCCGTCCTCGGCCGGGTGGATGACGCGAAGGCACTGGCGGAGCTCTCGGGGCGTATCCGGGAGGCCTGGGAGATCGAATACCTCGATTCCACGGGGCAGGTCACCCCTGCGAGCCAGGCCAACTGCGTCCGCGCCCTGGCCTTCGACCTGGTCACTGCGGAGCGCCGCAGCACCGTCACCGCCCAACTGGCCGCACTGATCCGCGACGCGGACACCCACCTGGGAACCGGCTTCCTGTCCACGCCCTACCTGCTGCCCGTCCTGGCGGACAACGGCGACCTGCAGCTGGCCTACGAGCTCCTGATGCAGGACTCCGAGCCGTCCTGGCTGGCGATGGTGGACCGAGGCGCCACCACCATGTGGGAGCTGTGGAACGGGATGGACGCCGACGGCACCCCGCACCAGTCGCTCAACCACTACAGCAAGGGCGCCGTGGTGTCCTTCCTCCACCGCTACACCGCCGGACTACGGCAGGACCCGGACAGCGCCGGGTATGAGCGGATCATCATCGAGCCGCGTCCCGGTGCGGGTCTGACCTCTGCCCGTACGTCCCACCGGGGCCCGAGGGGCCTCATCGAGGTGCAGTGGACACTGCACGACGGCGTGCTGGTGCTCACCGCCACCGTGCCCGCCGCCACCAGCGCCGAGATACGGCTGCCCGGCGGGCCGCCCGCCGTCGTCGGACCCGGCACCCATTCCTTCCTGGCCGCCGGCGGGGGAGCCCAGGAACCAGAACCAGCAAGGAGCACCTCATGA
- a CDS encoding alpha/beta hydrolase: MTVDEAVVDPARPDPARPGGVDVPPFPVFDGPGTPEQVSDVSLVHRELTYARALGFRPLKLDVWLPRQAAAPVPLVLWVHGGAFQLGDRRELPPTFTPDSVFRLLNEAGIACATADYRHALEAPFPAQLHDLKAAVRYLREFAEDLGVDPGRFGAWGESAGGHLVAMLGLTGEREDLHGGLGAQGHSSAISAVVDFYGVSSLVDIPLMDMPDGLFPAALTAGVPAGMSLQPEHMLVGGSDDPALLAAASPVSHVRAGAPPFLLIHGDSDGLVPHSQTDLLAAALADAGVEHEVVTIEGGDHCFFGAEDQLDTILATAVSYFSRKLGSS; encoded by the coding sequence ATGACAGTCGATGAAGCTGTAGTCGATCCTGCCCGCCCCGATCCTGCCCGCCCGGGCGGGGTGGACGTCCCGCCGTTTCCCGTCTTCGACGGCCCCGGGACGCCGGAGCAGGTCTCGGACGTCTCCCTGGTGCACCGCGAACTCACCTACGCCCGGGCGCTCGGCTTCCGGCCGCTGAAGCTGGACGTCTGGCTTCCGCGCCAGGCTGCGGCACCCGTCCCGCTGGTCCTCTGGGTCCACGGCGGCGCCTTCCAGCTGGGGGATCGGCGTGAGCTGCCGCCCACCTTCACGCCGGACTCCGTCTTCCGCCTGCTCAACGAGGCCGGGATCGCGTGTGCCACCGCGGACTACCGGCATGCCCTGGAGGCGCCCTTCCCGGCGCAGCTGCACGACCTCAAGGCCGCTGTCCGGTACCTGCGCGAGTTCGCGGAGGACCTGGGCGTCGACCCGGGCCGGTTCGGGGCCTGGGGCGAGTCCGCAGGCGGCCATCTCGTGGCGATGCTGGGACTGACCGGGGAGCGGGAGGACCTTCACGGCGGTCTCGGCGCGCAGGGGCACTCGAGTGCCATCAGCGCCGTCGTCGACTTCTACGGTGTCTCCTCCCTGGTCGACATCCCCCTCATGGACATGCCGGACGGTCTGTTCCCCGCTGCCCTGACGGCGGGTGTTCCGGCCGGGATGTCGCTGCAGCCCGAACACATGCTGGTGGGCGGCTCCGACGACCCCGCCCTCCTGGCCGCCGCGAGCCCCGTCAGCCATGTACGCGCCGGGGCGCCGCCCTTCCTGCTCATCCACGGCGACAGCGACGGCCTGGTGCCGCACTCCCAGACAGACCTTCTTGCAGCAGCGCTCGCGGATGCGGGAGTGGAGCATGAGGTGGTGACCATCGAGGGTGGCGATCACTGCTTCTTCGGGGCGGAGGACCAGCTGGACACCATCCTGGCCACCGCCGTCTCCTACTTCTCCCGGAAGCTGGGGAGCTCGTGA
- a CDS encoding oligopeptide/dipeptide ABC transporter ATP-binding protein — protein sequence MSTSTSIRPEPTSPAPVQPLLEVKDLVVRYGRGRKATAAPAAVDGVSFSIAAGETVGLVGESGSGKSTIGKAILGLQKVSSGSITYQGKDITSAGASQRRALGGELRAVFQDPNSSLNPRNTVGSSLAEPLRLRGVNPTEARQRAEDILERVGLPRDAVDRYPSQFSGGQRQRISVARALICDPKLVVCDEAVSALDLSTQAQVLNLLADLRDERGLGYLFIAHDIAVVQFLAQRVVVLYRGQVMETGPAAAVTEDPKHPFTQTLVAASPVPRPAEQAARREARESLGVRTGAAATPAPGGCPFRLRCPLATDLCRDERPALRRVGASDVACHYAA from the coding sequence ATGAGCACCTCGACCTCGATCCGCCCGGAACCGACGTCACCCGCACCCGTCCAGCCCCTGCTGGAGGTCAAGGACCTCGTGGTGCGATACGGCCGCGGCCGCAAGGCAACGGCTGCTCCGGCCGCCGTGGACGGCGTGAGCTTCAGCATCGCCGCGGGGGAGACCGTGGGCCTGGTCGGGGAATCCGGATCCGGCAAGTCGACGATCGGCAAGGCGATCCTGGGCCTGCAGAAGGTCTCCTCCGGGTCCATCACCTACCAGGGCAAGGACATCACTTCCGCCGGCGCGTCCCAGCGCAGGGCTCTGGGCGGGGAGCTGCGGGCCGTCTTCCAGGACCCCAACTCCTCACTCAACCCCCGGAACACCGTCGGCTCCTCGCTCGCCGAACCGCTCCGGCTCCGCGGCGTGAACCCGACCGAGGCCCGGCAGCGCGCAGAGGACATACTGGAACGGGTGGGACTACCCCGCGACGCCGTGGACCGGTACCCGAGCCAGTTCTCCGGCGGCCAGCGGCAGCGCATCTCCGTGGCCCGCGCCCTCATCTGCGATCCCAAGCTCGTGGTCTGCGACGAGGCCGTGAGCGCACTGGACCTCTCCACGCAGGCGCAGGTGCTGAACCTGCTGGCGGACCTGCGCGACGAGCGCGGCCTGGGCTACCTGTTCATCGCCCACGACATCGCCGTGGTCCAGTTCCTGGCACAGCGCGTGGTGGTGCTCTACCGCGGGCAGGTCATGGAGACCGGCCCCGCCGCGGCCGTCACGGAGGACCCGAAGCACCCCTTCACCCAGACCCTCGTGGCAGCGTCCCCGGTGCCCCGGCCCGCCGAGCAGGCGGCTCGCAGGGAAGCCCGGGAATCCCTCGGCGTGCGGACCGGTGCGGCAGCCACCCCCGCCCCCGGCGGGTGCCCCTTCCGGCTCCGGTGCCCCCTGGCCACCGACCTGTGCCGGGACGAGCGGCCCGCACTCCGGCGGGTCGGCGCGTCCGACGTCGCCTGCCACTACGCGGCCTGA
- a CDS encoding family 78 glycoside hydrolase catalytic domain — protein MTQAPWRAAMISPDEDFDGAPLLRKEFRLEEGHGAVARATLRATAYGVYEALISGVPVGEDVLSPGWSSYEWRLRYRSYDVTALVGPSTVLGVELGNGWYRGRLAWHGMSNLYGSELGFFGQLDIEFADGHVQSVASDTTWQAGPSATTVNDLYDGQTIDARRVQAGWAEPGFDAGAWAGTHTVEFDGDRLAEPVGPPVVRAGVVRPVEIFASPTGRTLVDFGQNLVGWLRFRIQGGEGHPITVRHAEVLEDGELGVRPLRSAEATDTFVLSGGEDFFEPTKTFHGFRYAEITGWPGTLTEDSLEAVVVHSALERTGTFECSNELVNQLHRNIVWGLRGNFLDLPTDCPQRDERLGWTGDIAVFAPTAAFLYDVRGFLQDWLLDLAAEQKAADGLVPITVPDALKYCPQPPEFPAPESSALWSEASVWVPWALWEAYGDLTVLKNQYESMTSHTRRVEGLLSDTGLWDQGFQFGDWLDPDADPDKPWDAKADTGVVATVCLFRTASITADTARLLGHQDDAEYFEQLAARVQASFLEHYVATDGTIRSDCTTVYALAIAFDILPSAEHRDFAGERLAELVRKNDYRVSTGFAGTPFITGALTDTGHSEDAYRLLLEQGCPSWLYPVTMGATTVWERWDSMLPDGTINPGEMTSFNHYALGAVADWLHKGIGGISPLAPGYSRVRIAPVPGEGIDWATTSLKTPHGTVRVEWRLDDGALTLEVTVPDGVEADVELPGGEYFSVRGGTHRFTSSAALAVSSGV, from the coding sequence ATGACGCAGGCACCCTGGCGCGCCGCCATGATCTCACCCGATGAGGACTTCGACGGAGCCCCGCTGCTCCGCAAGGAGTTCCGGCTCGAGGAGGGCCACGGCGCCGTGGCCAGGGCGACGCTGCGCGCCACCGCCTACGGTGTCTACGAGGCGCTGATCAGCGGTGTCCCAGTGGGCGAGGACGTGCTGAGCCCGGGCTGGAGCTCCTACGAATGGCGGCTCCGCTACCGCAGCTACGACGTGACCGCCCTGGTGGGGCCGTCCACCGTCCTCGGCGTGGAACTCGGCAACGGCTGGTACCGCGGGCGCCTGGCCTGGCACGGCATGTCGAACCTGTACGGCAGCGAACTGGGGTTCTTCGGCCAGCTGGACATCGAGTTCGCCGACGGACACGTCCAGTCCGTCGCCTCCGACACCACCTGGCAGGCCGGGCCTTCCGCCACCACCGTCAACGACCTCTACGACGGGCAGACCATCGACGCCCGCAGGGTTCAGGCAGGCTGGGCGGAGCCGGGCTTCGACGCCGGCGCCTGGGCCGGGACCCACACCGTGGAGTTCGACGGTGACCGGCTGGCCGAACCGGTGGGTCCGCCGGTGGTGCGCGCCGGCGTCGTCCGGCCCGTGGAGATCTTCGCCTCTCCCACCGGCAGGACGCTGGTGGACTTCGGCCAGAACCTCGTGGGGTGGCTCCGTTTCCGGATCCAGGGCGGGGAAGGGCACCCCATCACGGTGCGCCACGCAGAAGTACTGGAAGACGGCGAGCTGGGCGTGCGGCCCCTGCGCTCCGCCGAGGCCACGGACACCTTCGTCCTGTCCGGCGGCGAGGACTTCTTCGAACCGACCAAAACGTTCCATGGCTTCCGCTATGCGGAGATCACCGGCTGGCCCGGGACGCTCACCGAGGACTCCCTCGAAGCAGTGGTGGTCCACTCCGCGCTGGAGCGCACCGGTACCTTCGAGTGCTCCAACGAGCTGGTCAACCAGCTGCACCGCAACATCGTCTGGGGGCTGCGGGGCAACTTCCTGGACCTGCCCACCGACTGCCCGCAGCGCGACGAGCGCCTCGGCTGGACCGGCGACATCGCGGTCTTCGCACCCACCGCAGCGTTCCTCTACGACGTCAGAGGCTTCCTCCAGGACTGGCTGCTGGACCTCGCCGCCGAGCAGAAAGCAGCCGACGGGCTGGTACCCATCACCGTTCCGGACGCCCTCAAGTACTGCCCCCAGCCCCCGGAATTCCCGGCACCGGAATCATCGGCCCTGTGGAGCGAAGCATCCGTCTGGGTGCCATGGGCGCTCTGGGAAGCGTACGGCGATCTCACAGTGCTGAAGAACCAGTACGAATCGATGACCTCGCACACCCGGCGGGTGGAGGGACTGCTCTCGGACACCGGACTGTGGGATCAGGGCTTCCAGTTCGGTGACTGGCTGGACCCCGACGCGGATCCGGACAAGCCCTGGGACGCGAAAGCGGACACCGGCGTCGTCGCCACGGTCTGCCTGTTCCGTACGGCCTCGATCACGGCCGACACGGCCCGGCTACTGGGACACCAGGACGACGCCGAGTACTTCGAGCAGCTCGCCGCACGGGTCCAGGCCTCCTTCCTGGAGCACTACGTGGCCACCGACGGCACCATCCGCAGCGACTGCACCACCGTCTACGCCCTCGCGATCGCCTTCGACATCCTGCCCAGCGCCGAACACCGCGACTTCGCGGGAGAACGCCTCGCCGAGCTGGTCCGGAAGAACGACTACCGCGTATCCACCGGTTTCGCCGGCACCCCGTTCATCACCGGAGCCCTCACGGACACCGGCCACAGCGAGGACGCCTACCGCCTGCTCCTGGAACAGGGCTGCCCGTCCTGGCTGTATCCCGTGACCATGGGCGCCACTACCGTGTGGGAACGCTGGGACTCGATGCTCCCGGACGGCACCATCAATCCCGGTGAGATGACCAGCTTCAACCACTACGCCCTGGGCGCCGTGGCCGACTGGCTGCACAAGGGGATCGGCGGCATCAGCCCGCTCGCGCCCGGGTACAGCAGGGTCCGGATCGCCCCGGTACCGGGTGAAGGCATCGACTGGGCCACGACGTCCCTCAAGACCCCGCACGGGACCGTCCGGGTGGAATGGCGGCTCGACGACGGCGCCCTCACCCTCGAGGTGACGGTCCCCGACGGCGTGGAAGCGGACGTCGAGCTTCCCGGCGGCGAATACTTCAGCGTCCGGGGCGGCACCCACCGCTTCACCTCGTCTGCGGCTCTCGCCGTGTCCTCAGGTGTGTAG
- a CDS encoding nucleoside hydrolase, with protein sequence MTAVKPAEELLVIDNDFGGDPDGLVALAHILLCCDPGATVLVTTSPLDPGLAGAAGVDPTTTASRGLHLAERLVQLLGLKDVRVILGAEAPGTTTGQVSAAARTIVETSARFERTTVLCGGPLTNVAAALRLDLSLADRAALVWVGGTRTEPGRGEYNSDTDAGAAGEVLASGMALERIPYEEYTQMTVAVDAVKNELAAASPVGSWLAERLLDVPPFVELGTTLTLGDSVLVPFVPGAPMPGRRTAPRTADDHQIDSVGLWDDLIRRLVVQG encoded by the coding sequence GTGACAGCCGTCAAGCCGGCTGAGGAGCTGCTCGTCATCGACAACGATTTCGGTGGCGACCCTGACGGGCTCGTTGCCCTCGCACACATTCTCCTGTGCTGCGACCCGGGGGCGACGGTCCTGGTGACGACGTCGCCCCTGGACCCGGGACTGGCCGGAGCAGCAGGTGTCGACCCGACGACTACGGCCAGCCGCGGCCTGCACCTCGCCGAGCGCCTCGTGCAGCTCCTCGGGCTGAAGGACGTACGGGTGATTCTGGGTGCTGAGGCCCCCGGGACCACCACGGGCCAGGTCAGCGCTGCGGCGCGCACGATCGTGGAGACGTCCGCTCGCTTCGAACGGACCACTGTTCTCTGCGGGGGACCACTGACCAACGTCGCTGCTGCGCTTCGACTGGACCTGTCGCTCGCGGACAGGGCAGCGCTGGTGTGGGTGGGTGGCACCAGAACCGAGCCGGGCCGGGGGGAGTACAACTCCGATACCGACGCCGGAGCGGCAGGGGAGGTCCTGGCATCAGGGATGGCCCTTGAGCGGATCCCCTACGAGGAGTACACGCAGATGACCGTTGCGGTCGATGCAGTGAAGAACGAGCTCGCTGCCGCATCACCAGTAGGCTCCTGGCTGGCGGAGCGCCTGCTCGATGTTCCACCCTTCGTGGAGCTGGGCACGACGCTTACTCTCGGCGACAGCGTCCTGGTGCCGTTCGTACCGGGGGCCCCTATGCCGGGACGGCGGACTGCCCCAAGGACGGCGGACGACCACCAGATCGACAGCGTCGGGTTGTGGGACGACCTGATCCGCCGCCTCGTGGTGCAGGGGTAG
- a CDS encoding IclR family transcriptional regulator, with protein MTIPPETDAPPVRGKRPKQGEPVVDRALSLLAVFSDRRRALTLSELARYADMPAPTALRLIARLVAWGALERLDDGRYVVGVRLWEVASLSPRGHGVREIALPYLEDLFEVTRHHVLLAVRDNEQAVLIERLSSRDATEVAYRVGGRAPLRSTAVGLVLLAGADHQFQETILRKPPEEEPGVATLPEGQVRRTLSDVRRTGIAMIRRTAPSRTVSVASPIFDAQGSVAAALSIVVPDGSTPPNVLAPAVRAAARAVSRNLGHQAEVSQDVWTHSQG; from the coding sequence ATGACCATCCCTCCGGAGACCGATGCCCCTCCCGTTCGCGGGAAGCGGCCCAAGCAGGGCGAGCCGGTCGTGGACCGCGCACTGAGCCTGCTCGCTGTCTTCTCCGACCGGCGCCGGGCGTTGACCCTGTCGGAGCTGGCGCGGTACGCGGACATGCCCGCCCCGACGGCGCTGCGGCTCATCGCACGGCTAGTGGCGTGGGGCGCCCTGGAGAGGCTCGACGACGGACGGTACGTCGTCGGGGTCCGCCTCTGGGAGGTCGCCTCGTTGTCCCCCCGCGGGCATGGCGTCCGGGAGATCGCGCTGCCGTACCTCGAGGATCTGTTCGAGGTCACCCGCCACCATGTCCTGCTGGCCGTCCGGGACAACGAGCAGGCGGTGCTGATCGAGCGGCTCTCCTCGAGGGACGCCACCGAGGTGGCCTACCGGGTGGGCGGCCGCGCGCCGCTGCGGTCCACCGCCGTCGGACTGGTGCTGCTGGCCGGTGCCGACCACCAGTTCCAGGAGACCATCCTGCGGAAGCCCCCGGAGGAGGAGCCCGGGGTGGCCACCCTGCCCGAAGGCCAGGTCCGGCGCACGCTGTCGGACGTGCGGCGCACCGGCATCGCGATGATCCGGCGCACCGCACCCTCCCGCACGGTCTCCGTCGCCTCACCCATCTTCGACGCCCAGGGGTCCGTGGCGGCCGCGCTGTCCATCGTGGTCCCGGATGGTTCCACACCCCCGAACGTCCTGGCCCCGGCGGTGCGTGCCGCCGCCCGGGCGGTCTCCCGGAACCTGGGCCACCAGGCGGAGGTCAGCCAGGACGTGTGGACGCACTCCCAGGGCTGA
- a CDS encoding dipeptide/oligopeptide/nickel ABC transporter permease/ATP-binding protein — MIPNVAPAPADSPEPASAALLPPAPARAGRRLSASKLFASPASTAGVVWLAVIVIASLTAPLWLPFRTEDQDFTAVLSGPSAAHWLGTDELGRDLLSRIFASAAGTLGTSMITVIVAVGLGTLLAMLAAAAGERVEAVISRVTEIMMSLPGTVIILAVIGAVGTNIPLVMAILGVLISAGIYRVMLGQAKSLQSQLYVDAAKVDGVSSVGISLRHVLPGLTNTIVVQAALIFAVGMLIQAGLAFIGFGPPIPEPSWGGMIQGASQHVYDAPWLMVPTGAVLALTVLSANAIGNALGKAPNTTASHLPSAAARRQRAKAVAAIAAASPAASSGEDEAGKDTLSVRNLSVGVDGGVRLVTDVSFDVEPGTVLGLVGESGCGKTMTALSLLGLLPSGVSVTGGQILWNGRNLAAATDKDMEGIRGREIALISQEPMRALDPMFTVGYQLTAAIRRLRRTGRAEAKAEALNLLEKVGIVDAARILTVYPHQISGGMAQRVAIALALSGRPRLLVADEPTTALDVTVQAEILSLLRSLAKETGMSVVMVTHDLGVVADLCDRVAVMYAGQVVENGRTDSILDNPRHPYTLALLAADPHATSAADMPERLATISGQVPQPKDWPTTCRFAARCQFAGSACKVPIPLLPSGTGDGTVRCVKADELAVEGLDWVATDVPSHRILDLVETRPAEARLAEIRTAHVEARPTERTAEKDPA, encoded by the coding sequence ATGATCCCGAACGTCGCCCCTGCCCCTGCGGATTCTCCGGAGCCGGCCTCGGCCGCGCTCCTTCCTCCGGCTCCCGCCAGGGCCGGCCGGCGGCTCTCCGCCTCCAAGCTGTTCGCCTCACCGGCCAGTACGGCCGGGGTGGTCTGGCTGGCCGTGATCGTGATCGCCTCCCTGACGGCGCCCCTCTGGTTGCCCTTTCGGACCGAGGACCAGGACTTCACCGCCGTCCTGTCCGGACCCAGCGCCGCTCACTGGCTCGGGACGGACGAACTGGGCCGGGACCTCCTGAGCCGCATCTTCGCCTCCGCCGCCGGCACGCTCGGCACCTCCATGATCACCGTGATCGTCGCCGTCGGACTGGGCACCCTCCTGGCGATGCTCGCAGCAGCAGCCGGTGAACGCGTGGAGGCCGTCATCAGCCGCGTCACAGAGATCATGATGTCCCTGCCCGGCACGGTGATCATCCTGGCCGTCATCGGCGCCGTGGGAACCAACATCCCGCTGGTCATGGCCATCCTCGGCGTACTCATCTCGGCGGGTATCTACCGTGTCATGCTGGGCCAGGCCAAGTCGCTGCAGTCCCAGCTCTACGTGGACGCAGCCAAGGTGGACGGCGTCAGCTCCGTGGGCATCAGCCTCCGCCACGTGCTGCCCGGCCTGACGAACACCATCGTGGTCCAGGCGGCCCTGATCTTCGCCGTCGGCATGCTCATCCAGGCCGGACTGGCCTTCATCGGCTTCGGGCCGCCCATCCCCGAGCCCAGCTGGGGCGGAATGATCCAGGGTGCGTCCCAGCACGTCTACGACGCACCCTGGCTCATGGTCCCCACCGGGGCCGTGCTCGCGCTGACGGTCCTCTCCGCCAACGCGATCGGCAACGCGCTCGGCAAGGCACCCAACACCACCGCCTCCCACCTGCCCTCCGCCGCCGCCCGGCGTCAGCGGGCGAAAGCCGTCGCCGCCATCGCTGCGGCCTCTCCGGCCGCTTCGTCCGGGGAGGACGAGGCGGGGAAGGACACGCTGAGCGTGCGCAACCTGTCCGTGGGCGTGGATGGCGGTGTCCGCCTGGTCACGGACGTCTCCTTCGACGTCGAACCGGGCACCGTCCTGGGCCTGGTGGGCGAATCAGGGTGTGGCAAGACCATGACGGCACTGTCACTGCTGGGCCTGCTGCCGTCCGGGGTCTCGGTGACCGGAGGCCAGATCCTCTGGAACGGCAGGAACCTCGCAGCGGCGACCGATAAGGACATGGAAGGGATCCGCGGACGCGAGATCGCCCTCATCTCGCAGGAACCCATGCGTGCCCTGGACCCGATGTTCACCGTGGGCTACCAGCTCACCGCCGCCATCCGGCGGCTCCGCAGGACGGGCAGGGCCGAAGCGAAGGCCGAAGCACTGAACCTGCTGGAGAAGGTGGGCATCGTGGACGCCGCCCGCATCCTCACGGTCTACCCGCACCAGATCAGCGGCGGCATGGCCCAGCGCGTGGCCATCGCCCTGGCGCTCTCCGGCCGGCCCCGCCTGCTCGTCGCGGACGAGCCCACCACGGCACTGGACGTCACCGTGCAGGCCGAGATCCTCTCACTGCTGCGCAGCCTGGCGAAGGAGACCGGGATGTCCGTGGTGATGGTCACCCATGATCTCGGCGTGGTCGCCGACCTGTGCGACCGGGTTGCCGTGATGTATGCCGGGCAGGTCGTGGAGAACGGCCGGACGGACAGCATCCTGGACAACCCCCGTCACCCCTACACGCTCGCCCTGCTGGCCGCGGACCCGCACGCCACCAGTGCCGCGGACATGCCCGAGCGGCTGGCCACTATCAGCGGGCAGGTCCCGCAACCCAAGGATTGGCCCACCACGTGCCGCTTCGCCGCCCGCTGCCAGTTCGCCGGGTCCGCCTGCAAAGTCCCCATCCCGCTGCTACCGTCCGGCACCGGTGACGGGACGGTCCGCTGCGTGAAGGCGGACGAACTGGCCGTCGAAGGCCTGGATTGGGTGGCCACCGATGTGCCGAGCCACCGCATCCTGGACCTCGTCGAAACACGACCTGCCGAAGCACGACTGGCCGAGATCAGGACCGCTCACGTCGAAGCACGACCCACTGAAAGAACTGCCGAAAAGGATCCCGCATGA